A window of Mucilaginibacter paludis DSM 18603 contains these coding sequences:
- a CDS encoding FKBP-type peptidyl-prolyl cis-trans isomerase has protein sequence MKQLLYALMAFCAFGLLSCRKNSDNFTIKEFDADQIKTYIKQNNLTGMNPVLSGGDTTGIYYQIITQGNGKVIDYPDKISFVYSFKTFDGNFSSTDTILNHTYNFTAYIAPNGLQLALKNIVKTKGSKVRLLIPSRLAYGINGTTISRYTSENTTSTGIISGNQCLDFTVNLLDDDVTKQAAYDDLSIKKYISANGLSGYIPITTGTYAGVYYKIQQAGTGTDLIDVNSNIGVQYTGTLLNGAIFDEANNNDGTAATTLTLLDGLTAWQGVLPMVTAGAKISILSPSALAYGTAAVSKGSFSIPAFSCVRYDFNIITVTN, from the coding sequence ATGAAACAACTTTTATATGCCCTGATGGCATTTTGTGCATTCGGCCTTTTATCTTGCAGAAAAAACAGCGACAATTTCACCATAAAGGAATTTGATGCCGACCAAATAAAAACCTACATTAAACAAAATAATCTCACCGGCATGAATCCAGTGCTATCCGGCGGCGATACTACCGGCATCTACTATCAGATTATCACCCAGGGAAACGGTAAAGTGATTGATTATCCCGATAAAATATCATTTGTGTATTCGTTTAAAACATTCGATGGTAATTTCAGTTCTACCGATACCATTTTAAACCACACTTATAACTTTACAGCTTATATTGCGCCTAATGGCTTACAGCTGGCTCTTAAAAATATTGTTAAAACCAAGGGTTCAAAGGTGCGCCTATTAATACCATCTCGTTTAGCTTATGGTATAAACGGCACCACCATCAGTCGCTATACATCAGAGAATACAACCAGCACAGGTATTATATCGGGTAATCAATGTTTAGATTTTACCGTTAATTTGCTGGATGATGATGTTACTAAACAAGCCGCTTATGATGACTTAAGTATCAAAAAATACATCAGCGCGAATGGATTAAGCGGCTATATTCCTATTACGACGGGAACGTATGCAGGCGTATACTACAAAATTCAGCAGGCAGGTACCGGAACCGACCTTATCGACGTGAATTCGAACATCGGCGTACAATATACCGGTACTTTACTTAACGGGGCTATATTTGATGAGGCCAACAATAACGATGGCACAGCGGCAACCACACTTACTTTATTAGACGGACTTACCGCCTGGCAAGGGGTTTTACCAATGGTAACCGCCGGAGCAAAAATATCCATCTTGTCTCCATCGGCGCTTGCCTATGGCACAGCGGCTGTCAGTAAGGGGTCATTCTCCATTCCGGCGTTTAGTTGCGTGCGTTATGATTTTAACATCATAACCGTTACAAATTAA
- a CDS encoding FKBP-type peptidyl-prolyl cis-trans isomerase — protein MGKVLLICLALWFCLSGCAKDNTVERQALAQAAVDSVIIRKYIADNNLTNVAKEIKTTGEFYIIDTLGTGNVLFTSSTLVTVGYTGKQLGGTIPFTPTNNFHPSFVLGQVIKGWQLGIPLIKKGGTIRLIVPSGYAYGPYPQPDLNLPANAILDFTIKLYDITN, from the coding sequence ATGGGGAAAGTACTGTTGATATGTTTGGCTTTGTGGTTTTGCCTTTCGGGTTGCGCGAAAGACAATACTGTTGAGCGTCAGGCGTTGGCGCAGGCTGCTGTCGACAGCGTGATCATACGTAAATACATTGCCGATAATAATTTAACAAACGTGGCCAAGGAGATTAAAACTACCGGGGAGTTTTATATTATTGATACCTTGGGTACAGGTAATGTTTTGTTTACCAGTTCAACGCTGGTTACGGTAGGATATACCGGGAAACAGCTTGGCGGTACCATCCCTTTTACGCCAACCAACAACTTCCATCCGTCGTTTGTGTTAGGCCAGGTTATAAAAGGTTGGCAATTAGGTATTCCTTTGATAAAAAAGGGAGGAACCATCAGGCTCATTGTGCCTTCAGGATATGCTTATGGGCCATACCCACAACCTGATTTAAACTTACCGGCAAACGCGATACTCGACTTTACAATAAAACTTTACGATATAACCAACTGA
- a CDS encoding acyl-CoA dehydrogenase family protein — protein sequence METTEKTTIKGGEFIIRETEAGDIFIPEEFDEESQMIKKTCEDFLATEVLPNLERIDAQEEGLMPTLMDKAGELGLLSVSIPEEYGGFGKNFNTSMLVADAIGAGYSFAVALSAHTGIGTLPILYYGNEEQKAKYIPKLASGEWKAAYCLTEPNSGSDANSGRTKAKLNAEGTHYLITGQKMWITNGGFADVFVVFAKIDDDANLSAFIVEKAFGGISMNPEEHKLGIKGSSTRQVFFNDCPVPVENLLSERQNGFKIAVNILNIGRIKLGAAAIGSSRMALNYAVKYSNERVQFKLPISKFGAIRYKIAEMATRIYAVESAAYRAGQNIDDAYEALHASGMDLAKAKLKSTEQFAVECAILKVWGSEMLDYVVDEGLQVYGGMGYSAEAPMERAYRDSRINRIFEGTNEINRMLIVDMLLKRALKGELDLMTPAQAVAGELMAIPDFAAEDDATFAYEKKILKNLKKTGLMIAGSAVQKLMATLGKEQEILMNIADIIGYVYVAESTILRTEKLVKLRGEDACKGQLDMMRIYLHEAVDHVYIAGKEALNSFADGDEYTAMMMGLRRFTKTTPFNIKDARQRVAKQIIEANKYCY from the coding sequence ATGGAAACAACAGAAAAAACAACCATTAAAGGCGGCGAGTTTATCATCCGCGAAACTGAGGCCGGTGATATTTTTATACCCGAGGAGTTTGATGAAGAATCGCAGATGATCAAAAAAACCTGTGAGGACTTTTTGGCTACTGAGGTGCTTCCCAACCTGGAACGGATTGACGCGCAGGAAGAGGGCCTGATGCCAACGCTGATGGATAAAGCCGGCGAATTAGGCTTGTTGAGCGTATCCATCCCTGAAGAATACGGCGGTTTTGGTAAAAACTTCAATACCTCTATGCTGGTTGCGGATGCTATAGGCGCCGGTTATTCTTTTGCCGTAGCACTGTCTGCCCATACCGGTATCGGCACTTTGCCTATCCTGTATTATGGTAACGAAGAGCAGAAGGCTAAATACATCCCCAAACTGGCTTCGGGCGAGTGGAAGGCTGCTTATTGCTTAACCGAACCTAACTCGGGCTCCGATGCCAACTCTGGCCGTACCAAAGCTAAACTGAATGCCGAGGGAACTCATTATTTGATTACCGGTCAGAAAATGTGGATCACTAACGGAGGCTTTGCCGATGTGTTTGTGGTGTTTGCTAAAATTGACGACGATGCCAACCTGAGTGCATTTATTGTTGAAAAAGCTTTTGGCGGGATCAGCATGAACCCGGAAGAACATAAATTGGGCATCAAAGGGTCGTCAACCCGGCAGGTGTTTTTTAACGATTGCCCGGTTCCGGTTGAAAATTTATTATCAGAACGCCAGAACGGGTTTAAAATAGCAGTGAACATCCTGAATATCGGGCGGATTAAATTGGGTGCGGCGGCTATCGGCTCATCGCGCATGGCGCTCAATTACGCGGTTAAATATTCAAACGAACGTGTGCAGTTTAAGTTGCCCATCTCCAAATTCGGCGCTATCCGCTATAAGATAGCCGAGATGGCTACCCGCATTTACGCCGTTGAGAGTGCCGCTTACCGGGCGGGGCAAAATATTGATGATGCCTATGAAGCCCTGCACGCCAGTGGGATGGACCTGGCGAAAGCCAAACTCAAATCAACCGAGCAATTTGCTGTTGAATGTGCCATATTAAAGGTATGGGGATCTGAAATGCTGGACTATGTGGTTGACGAAGGTTTGCAGGTGTACGGCGGTATGGGCTACTCTGCCGAGGCGCCTATGGAGCGTGCCTATCGTGATAGCCGCATCAACCGGATATTTGAAGGTACCAACGAAATTAACCGGATGCTGATTGTAGATATGCTTTTAAAACGGGCATTAAAAGGTGAACTGGACCTGATGACCCCAGCCCAGGCAGTGGCCGGAGAGTTAATGGCGATACCTGATTTTGCCGCCGAAGACGACGCAACTTTTGCTTACGAGAAAAAGATCCTGAAAAATTTAAAGAAAACCGGGTTGATGATTGCAGGTTCGGCCGTTCAAAAACTGATGGCTACTTTAGGTAAAGAGCAAGAGATATTGATGAACATTGCCGACATCATTGGCTATGTATATGTCGCTGAATCAACCATCCTGAGAACAGAAAAATTAGTGAAGTTACGTGGCGAGGATGCTTGCAAGGGCCAGCTGGATATGATGAGGATTTACTTACATGAGGCTGTAGACCATGTTTACATAGCAGGTAAAGAAGCATTAAATTCGTTTGCTGACGGCGATGAGTATACCGCGATGATGATGGGCTTGAGGCGCTTCACCAAAACTACGCCCTTCAATATTAAAGATGCGAGGCAACGGGTGGCTAAACAGATTATCGAAGCCAATAAATATTGTTATTAA
- a CDS encoding acetyl-CoA C-acyltransferase, with protein sequence MQEAYIIAGYRTAVGKAPRGVFRFTRADDLAAEVIRALVASVPGLDRERIDDVIVGNATPEAEQGLNVARLISLMGLDTDKVPGVVMNRYCASGLETIATATAKIRSGMADCIIAGGVEVMSTIPMGGWKIVPNETVAVAHPDWYWNMGLTAEAVAKEYKVSREDQDEFSYQSHQKAIKAIQNGHMKEGLLPITVKETYLDENLKKKTRQYVVDTDEGPRADTSVDKLAKLKPVFSADGVVTAGNSSQTSDGAAFVLIVSEKMLKELNVQPIARLVSYSVAGVPPRIMGIGPIYAIPKALAQANMKLDQIDLFELNEAFASQSLAVVRELGIDQSKLNVNGGAIALGHPLGCTGAKLTVQLMNELKRNNQKYGIVTMCVGTGQGAAGVFEML encoded by the coding sequence ATGCAAGAAGCATATATCATAGCAGGATACAGAACCGCGGTTGGAAAAGCGCCACGTGGCGTGTTCCGTTTTACAAGGGCCGACGACCTGGCTGCAGAAGTGATCCGGGCCTTAGTGGCTTCGGTTCCGGGATTGGATAGAGAGCGGATAGATGATGTGATTGTCGGTAACGCTACACCCGAGGCTGAGCAGGGGCTCAACGTGGCCCGTTTGATATCGCTGATGGGATTGGATACTGATAAGGTGCCGGGCGTGGTGATGAACCGTTACTGCGCGTCAGGACTGGAAACCATTGCCACGGCGACAGCCAAGATCCGGTCCGGCATGGCCGACTGCATTATTGCCGGTGGTGTCGAGGTGATGTCGACCATACCGATGGGCGGATGGAAAATTGTTCCGAACGAAACGGTTGCCGTAGCGCACCCCGATTGGTACTGGAACATGGGCCTTACCGCTGAGGCTGTGGCTAAGGAGTACAAGGTAAGCCGCGAAGACCAGGACGAATTTTCTTATCAATCGCATCAGAAAGCTATCAAGGCAATCCAGAACGGACACATGAAAGAAGGCCTATTGCCCATCACCGTAAAGGAAACTTACCTTGACGAAAACCTGAAAAAGAAAACCAGGCAATATGTAGTTGACACCGACGAAGGCCCGCGTGCCGATACCAGTGTTGATAAACTGGCCAAATTAAAGCCGGTTTTTAGTGCCGATGGCGTGGTTACGGCGGGTAATTCTTCGCAAACTTCGGATGGGGCCGCCTTTGTGCTTATCGTATCCGAAAAAATGCTCAAGGAGCTTAATGTACAACCTATTGCCCGTTTGGTAAGCTATAGCGTGGCCGGTGTACCACCACGAATTATGGGTATAGGGCCCATTTACGCTATCCCGAAAGCACTGGCGCAAGCCAATATGAAGCTTGATCAGATCGATCTGTTCGAGCTGAACGAGGCTTTTGCATCGCAATCGTTAGCCGTGGTTCGCGAATTGGGCATCGACCAAAGCAAGCTCAACGTCAATGGTGGTGCCATAGCACTCGGCCATCCGCTGGGCTGTACAGGCGCCAAGTTAACCGTGCAGTTGATGAACGAATTGAAACGCAACAACCAGAAATACGGAATTGTAACGATGTGCGTAGGCACCGGGCAGGGCGCGGCCGGGGTGTTTGAAATGTTATAG
- a CDS encoding 3-hydroxyacyl-CoA dehydrogenase/enoyl-CoA hydratase family protein, producing MKRLIKKVAVLGSGVMGSRIACHFANIGVEVLLLDIAPKELAPDEQAKGLTLDNPKVKNRIVNTALETAIKSNPSPVYTKSVINRITTGNFDDNMKDIAGCDWTIEVVVENLDIKKKVYDQVEKFRKPGTLITSNTSGIPIHLMAEGRSEDFKAHFCGTHFFNPPRYLRLLEIIPTPHTSAEVVDFVMHYGDQFLGKTTVLCKDTPAFIANRVGVYSIMALLHLVEKMDLTVEEVDKFTGPVLGRAKSATFRTSDVVGLDTMINVANGLYNNLPDDKAHNLFVLPEYVKKMAENKWLGDKTKQGFYKKVKNADGSSDILALDLKTLEYKPQIKVKSATLDATKPVENLRERMRVYAKGTDKAGEFFRTSFYGLFEYVSDRIPEISDELYRIDDALRAGFGWELGPFEVWDALGVKDTVAKMKEKGNEAAAWVHQMLDAGNETFYKVENGVKKYYDIPSQSYKAVPGTESFIILDNIRESKTIWKNSGTTITDLGDGIINLEFHTKMNTIGAEVLQGINKAIDIAEKDYRGLVIGNDGANFSAGANVGMIFMMAVEQEWDEVNMAVKMFQNTSMRIRYSSIPVVLAPHNLTLGGGCEFCLHADHVQLNAETYMGLVEFGVGLIPGGGGTKEFTLRTSDDFKEGQIEQNVLKDRFLTIGMAKVSTSAAEAYDLGYLLKDKYSISMNRSRLIADAKEKAIELADAGYTQPAHRKDIKVLGKAGLGMVYIGANSMYSGHYISEHDKKISEKLGYVMCGGDLSSPTLVTEQYLLDLEREAFLSLCGERKTLERIQSIITKGKPLRN from the coding sequence ATGAAAAGACTAATTAAAAAAGTAGCCGTTTTAGGATCCGGTGTAATGGGGTCGAGGATAGCATGCCACTTCGCCAATATTGGGGTAGAGGTGCTATTGCTGGATATTGCCCCCAAAGAGCTGGCGCCCGATGAGCAGGCTAAAGGGCTTACACTTGACAATCCGAAAGTAAAGAACCGGATAGTTAATACAGCGCTCGAAACGGCCATTAAATCAAATCCATCACCGGTATATACCAAATCTGTAATCAACCGGATTACAACAGGCAACTTTGATGATAACATGAAAGATATTGCCGGTTGCGATTGGACCATTGAGGTAGTGGTTGAAAACCTGGATATTAAAAAGAAGGTTTATGACCAGGTAGAAAAATTCCGTAAGCCAGGTACGCTCATCACCTCTAATACATCGGGTATCCCCATCCATTTAATGGCTGAGGGTAGGAGTGAAGATTTTAAGGCGCACTTTTGCGGAACGCACTTCTTTAATCCGCCACGCTATTTGCGCCTGTTGGAAATTATCCCTACACCACATACCAGTGCCGAAGTTGTTGATTTTGTGATGCATTACGGCGATCAATTTTTAGGTAAAACTACGGTTTTATGTAAAGATACACCGGCCTTTATTGCTAATCGTGTGGGCGTATACTCTATTATGGCGCTATTGCACCTGGTAGAAAAAATGGACCTGACGGTTGAGGAGGTGGATAAATTTACCGGTCCTGTTTTGGGCAGGGCAAAATCGGCCACTTTCCGCACCAGCGATGTGGTTGGTTTGGATACCATGATTAACGTAGCCAACGGATTGTACAATAACCTGCCGGATGATAAGGCACACAATTTATTTGTACTGCCCGAATACGTGAAGAAGATGGCCGAAAACAAATGGCTGGGCGATAAAACCAAACAGGGCTTTTATAAAAAGGTAAAGAACGCCGATGGCTCGAGCGACATTTTAGCGCTCGATCTGAAGACATTGGAGTATAAGCCGCAGATCAAAGTTAAATCGGCAACGCTCGACGCAACTAAACCGGTTGAGAACCTGCGCGAGCGGATGAGGGTTTACGCTAAAGGAACCGATAAAGCCGGAGAGTTTTTTAGAACATCGTTTTACGGATTGTTTGAATATGTAAGCGACCGGATCCCCGAAATATCCGATGAACTATATCGTATTGACGACGCCCTAAGGGCCGGATTTGGCTGGGAGCTTGGGCCGTTTGAAGTTTGGGATGCTCTGGGTGTGAAGGATACCGTTGCCAAAATGAAAGAAAAAGGTAACGAAGCCGCCGCCTGGGTACACCAAATGCTGGATGCCGGTAACGAAACTTTTTACAAGGTGGAGAACGGCGTTAAAAAGTATTACGATATCCCAAGTCAAAGCTACAAGGCCGTTCCCGGTACGGAAAGCTTTATTATTCTGGATAACATCCGCGAAAGCAAAACCATCTGGAAAAACTCGGGCACTACCATAACCGACCTGGGCGACGGTATTATCAACCTGGAGTTCCATACCAAAATGAATACCATTGGTGCTGAGGTTTTACAGGGTATAAATAAAGCCATTGATATTGCCGAGAAGGATTACCGTGGTTTAGTGATAGGCAATGATGGCGCCAATTTTTCGGCAGGAGCCAACGTAGGTATGATATTTATGATGGCCGTTGAGCAGGAGTGGGATGAGGTGAACATGGCTGTCAAAATGTTTCAGAACACCAGTATGCGCATCCGTTACTCATCAATACCGGTAGTGCTGGCCCCGCATAATTTAACCTTGGGCGGTGGTTGCGAGTTTTGCCTGCATGCCGATCACGTTCAGTTAAATGCCGAAACCTATATGGGTTTGGTGGAGTTTGGTGTGGGCTTAATACCCGGTGGCGGCGGTACCAAGGAGTTCACGCTCCGGACATCCGACGACTTTAAAGAAGGGCAGATTGAGCAGAACGTTTTAAAAGACCGTTTCTTGACCATCGGTATGGCCAAAGTATCAACCTCGGCTGCCGAGGCCTACGATCTGGGCTACTTACTCAAAGATAAATACAGCATCAGCATGAACCGCAGCAGGTTGATTGCAGACGCCAAAGAAAAAGCGATTGAACTGGCTGATGCGGGATATACCCAGCCTGCGCATCGTAAAGATATCAAGGTATTGGGCAAAGCCGGTTTGGGTATGGTTTACATCGGCGCCAATTCCATGTATTCGGGCCATTATATTTCTGAGCACGATAAAAAGATCTCTGAAAAGTTAGGCTACGTCATGTGTGGCGGTGATTTGTCCTCACCAACATTAGTCACCGAACAATACCTGCTCGACCTGGAACGTGAAGCCTTTTTATCGCTTTGCGGAGAAAGAAAAACACTGGAAAGAATACAGAGCATTATAACCAAGGGGAAACCTTTAAGAAATTAG
- a CDS encoding MarR family winged helix-turn-helix transcriptional regulator, with translation MNQQETVDYYLKVVWQTVANRYNQLASEFGITQSIGYLLININEKEGTTVSQVAALLGLKSTSLSRMLSTLEQMGLIYRESNKGDKRSVKIHLTELGKEKRHLARVVVRKFNDYLNDHISESEKQQLIETLKKINQLTIDYKPE, from the coding sequence ATGAACCAACAAGAAACCGTAGATTATTATTTAAAGGTAGTATGGCAAACAGTGGCTAACCGGTATAACCAGTTAGCTTCGGAATTTGGTATCACCCAATCCATTGGTTATTTACTGATTAACATCAATGAGAAAGAAGGTACAACGGTTTCGCAGGTTGCTGCTTTGCTTGGGCTAAAATCAACCAGTTTATCGCGTATGTTAAGTACACTGGAGCAAATGGGCTTGATTTACCGGGAATCAAATAAAGGAGATAAGCGTTCTGTGAAGATCCATTTGACCGAATTAGGTAAAGAGAAAAGGCATTTGGCTCGGGTAGTTGTACGTAAGTTTAACGATTACCTGAACGATCACATCAGCGAAAGCGAAAAACAACAATTGATAGAAACCTTAAAAAAAATAAATCAATTAACCATTGATTATAAACCAGAGTAA
- a CDS encoding glycosyl hydrolase produces the protein MKKLLILFAGSCLTMNMVHAQTAKPTAWPEVKKEMRPYTRWWWMGNAVDDKNTGRLLETYSKAGFGGVEVTPIYGAIGYESRYLQFLSPRWMSALNFTVSKAKSLGMAVDMNTGTGWPFGGPQIKSANAAAKLIIQNYKLSTGQTLPDKITVTDAKQSKAGAPLQALTAYSDKGEVINLLDKLSPDGMLNWKPASGNWDIYAAFSGKTLQQVKRAAPGGEGNVMDHLSKQAVDVYLKHFDEGFGGKSPGIGSYFNDSYEVYGANWSPGFFEEFKRLRGYDLRLHLRELNSNDNIDAVARVKTDYRETMSQMLLDNFTLNWTKWAHKYNSLSRNQSHGSPGNILDLYAAVDIPECETFGSSKFDIPGLRRDSADVRNVDPDPMMMKFASSAAHVNGKPYTTSETFTWLAEHFKGSLSQCKPELEQVFLAGVNHVFFHGTTYSPEDIQFPGWLFYASTNFVPDNSWWPHLNGLNTYITRCQSVLQAGKSDNELMMYWPIYDAWSNPEGIDMPFAIHGIDKWLHPTNFYKSAMELQKAGYAFDFVSDGMLEQSSVVNGQISTAANAQTRKVLVVPQCHYMPLATLDKIIQLAKDGATIIIQQLPQDVPGLNDLDARRTKLKSTLATLNFTDAGNGVKQSGIGKGQILLSEDIQKALQLKNITGEALTGTGLKFIRREIPGGKYYYLVNHTAKVIDTNIPLNFKAAAVLIMDPQSGSYGKAIANTANNKTMVRVQMQPGEALILKASAAPMQTAAWKYIGQAGAPLALGNGWNLHFTKGGPELPADEKLNQLGSWTESSDPKTQSFSGSAEYTTTFDIPANKAADYILNLGKVCESAHVYINGADAGIFWSIPFSARVGQYLKPGKNTIKVEVANLMANRIRYMDQNGIQWRKYHEINFVNINYQPFDACKWKVMPSGLIGPVTLTPVN, from the coding sequence ATGAAGAAATTATTGATACTTTTTGCCGGGAGTTGCCTTACAATGAACATGGTACATGCCCAAACCGCAAAGCCAACTGCTTGGCCCGAGGTAAAAAAAGAAATGCGCCCTTATACCCGCTGGTGGTGGATGGGCAATGCAGTAGATGATAAAAACACAGGCAGATTACTGGAAACTTACAGTAAGGCTGGCTTTGGTGGAGTTGAGGTAACGCCGATATATGGAGCCATAGGTTACGAAAGCCGTTACCTGCAATTTCTTTCGCCCCGATGGATGAGCGCCTTAAACTTTACGGTATCAAAGGCTAAAAGCCTGGGCATGGCGGTAGATATGAATACCGGCACAGGCTGGCCCTTTGGCGGCCCGCAGATTAAATCTGCAAATGCCGCTGCTAAGTTGATTATTCAGAACTACAAGCTTTCGACCGGGCAAACCCTGCCAGATAAAATAACCGTGACCGATGCCAAACAAAGTAAAGCGGGAGCGCCATTGCAAGCCCTTACGGCTTACAGCGATAAAGGCGAGGTTATTAATTTACTGGATAAGCTTTCGCCGGATGGTATGCTCAACTGGAAACCGGCAAGCGGCAACTGGGATATTTACGCCGCATTTTCGGGCAAAACATTGCAGCAGGTAAAAAGAGCAGCGCCGGGCGGCGAGGGCAATGTGATGGACCATTTATCAAAACAGGCTGTAGATGTTTATTTAAAACATTTTGATGAAGGTTTTGGTGGTAAGTCGCCCGGAATCGGTTCTTATTTTAACGATAGTTATGAAGTGTATGGCGCCAACTGGTCGCCCGGGTTTTTCGAGGAATTTAAGCGCCTGAGAGGCTATGACCTGCGCCTGCACTTGCGCGAATTAAACAGCAACGACAATATAGATGCGGTTGCCCGTGTTAAAACGGATTACCGCGAAACCATGAGCCAGATGCTGCTGGATAACTTTACCTTAAATTGGACCAAATGGGCGCATAAATACAATAGCCTATCCAGAAACCAATCGCACGGCTCGCCCGGCAACATATTAGATTTGTATGCCGCCGTTGATATCCCCGAGTGCGAAACCTTTGGCTCAAGTAAGTTTGATATACCCGGCCTGCGCCGCGATAGTGCCGATGTACGTAACGTAGACCCGGACCCGATGATGATGAAATTTGCCTCGTCAGCCGCGCATGTTAACGGCAAGCCTTATACCACATCAGAAACTTTTACCTGGCTGGCCGAGCACTTTAAGGGATCGTTATCGCAATGCAAACCGGAGCTCGAGCAAGTATTTTTGGCCGGTGTAAACCATGTTTTTTTTCATGGCACCACCTATTCGCCGGAGGATATTCAATTTCCGGGCTGGCTGTTTTATGCCTCCACCAACTTTGTACCCGATAACAGTTGGTGGCCGCACTTAAACGGACTTAATACTTACATCACCCGCTGCCAATCGGTTTTACAAGCCGGAAAATCAGATAACGAACTGATGATGTATTGGCCAATTTACGATGCATGGAGTAATCCTGAGGGAATTGATATGCCCTTCGCCATCCATGGCATTGATAAATGGCTGCACCCCACCAACTTTTATAAATCGGCTATGGAGCTGCAAAAGGCTGGCTACGCTTTCGATTTTGTATCCGACGGGATGCTGGAGCAATCAAGCGTAGTGAACGGTCAGATCAGCACTGCTGCTAATGCACAAACCCGCAAGGTGCTGGTTGTGCCGCAATGCCACTATATGCCTTTGGCTACGCTGGATAAAATTATCCAATTGGCTAAAGACGGGGCAACCATCATCATCCAGCAGTTGCCCCAGGATGTACCCGGATTAAATGATCTTGACGCCCGCCGTACCAAACTAAAAAGCACATTGGCTACGCTAAATTTTACCGATGCGGGAAACGGTGTAAAGCAATCCGGTATAGGTAAAGGCCAGATTCTGCTGTCGGAAGATATTCAAAAGGCACTTCAATTGAAAAATATTACAGGAGAGGCTTTAACCGGAACCGGATTAAAGTTTATCCGCAGGGAAATTCCCGGTGGTAAATATTATTACCTGGTTAACCATACCGCCAAAGTTATCGATACCAATATCCCTTTAAACTTTAAGGCGGCGGCTGTTTTAATAATGGATCCGCAAAGCGGAAGTTATGGCAAAGCTATAGCAAACACCGCCAATAATAAAACGATGGTGCGTGTGCAAATGCAACCCGGCGAAGCCCTCATTTTAAAAGCAAGTGCCGCGCCTATGCAAACTGCTGCCTGGAAATACATTGGGCAAGCAGGCGCCCCCCTGGCTCTCGGTAACGGGTGGAACCTGCATTTTACCAAAGGCGGGCCGGAGTTACCGGCAGATGAAAAGCTAAACCAACTCGGTTCGTGGACGGAATCATCCGATCCCAAAACACAATCGTTCTCCGGTAGTGCTGAGTATACTACCACCTTTGATATTCCGGCCAACAAAGCAGCCGATTACATCCTTAACTTAGGTAAGGTGTGCGAGAGCGCCCATGTGTATATCAACGGAGCCGATGCGGGCATTTTTTGGAGTATACCATTTAGCGCCAGGGTGGGCCAATATTTAAAACCGGGCAAAAACACCATTAAGGTTGAGGTGGCCAACTTAATGGCTAACCGCATCCGCTATATGGATCAAAACGGCATTCAATGGCGTAAATACCACGAAATTAATTTTGTGAATATCAACTACCAGCCTTTTGATGCCTGTAAGTGGAAGGTAATGCCTTCAGGATTAATTGGGCCGGTTACATTAACCCCGGTTAATTAG